One window of Lentimicrobium sp. L6 genomic DNA carries:
- a CDS encoding response regulator, whose protein sequence is METADEFQKRIKSLEKENAFLKQAMKQWKTIEKLYKTSAGKLKESEKRIRNIIENTPIGMSVSDENAVFEYVNPAFCELMNCSLFDLKGQNIWGIFHKSDLEQIQQDYYDLYRGKNDIRRDWQLISKDKEDKYVLADTSLLTGEDGKPKILTFITDITERKKLMNELVEAKEKAILANKTKSAFLANMSHEIRTPMNGIMGMTEILKQTTLDKEQVEYLDVINTSANNLLSIINDILDFSKIEAGKIELEQTPINIDEVVSEIADLLVFKADHKKIELITYTKIDVKHQLLGDPVRLKQIMINFANNAIKFTPEGGEVLISAEVTEVIYDEVEILFKIQDTGVGISKEGMNKLFKPFSQVDASTTRKFGGTGLGLIIAKRLANQMKGDVSVESEVGEGSTFSFTAKLKMDMNKTYQEPEIELAGLKALILDDNVTNVKILEKYLGFWGCKSDSAYSAYEAFKLLEESYDNHQPYDFVLSDYMMPDIDGFGFAKMVRKSPKTKNAVMVLLSSMTQLSLKKEFQIAGFQAYLYKPIKLEQLKRTLMHVLFSEELVEQKEKNTSQDKYKIPPLKILLAEDNLINQKVAITVLQKLGHHVEIAENGLQAVQKFEQNKYHIILMDMQMPEMDGLEATRIIREYENEKGLKAIPIISMTANAMKADMDRSMDAGMNDFISKPFKQEQLLETLSKFV, encoded by the coding sequence ATGGAAACAGCCGACGAATTTCAAAAGAGAATAAAAAGCCTTGAAAAAGAAAACGCTTTTCTCAAGCAAGCCATGAAACAATGGAAAACCATTGAAAAGTTATACAAAACTTCAGCTGGCAAACTAAAAGAGAGTGAAAAGCGAATTCGTAATATTATTGAGAATACTCCTATTGGAATGTCAGTCTCAGATGAAAATGCTGTATTTGAATATGTAAACCCTGCCTTTTGTGAGCTCATGAATTGTTCTTTATTCGATCTCAAAGGTCAAAATATATGGGGCATTTTCCATAAAAGTGATCTGGAACAAATCCAACAGGATTATTACGATTTATATAGAGGAAAAAATGACATCAGAAGAGATTGGCAATTAATATCAAAAGATAAAGAAGACAAATATGTTTTAGCAGATACCTCCTTATTAACCGGAGAGGATGGCAAACCTAAAATACTTACTTTTATTACCGATATAACTGAACGTAAGAAACTGATGAATGAGTTGGTAGAGGCCAAAGAGAAAGCCATTTTAGCCAATAAAACTAAAAGTGCTTTTCTGGCCAATATGAGTCATGAAATCAGAACACCCATGAATGGTATTATGGGAATGACAGAAATATTAAAGCAAACTACACTCGACAAGGAGCAGGTTGAATATTTAGATGTTATTAATACTTCAGCTAATAATCTATTAAGTATCATTAATGATATTCTAGATTTCTCGAAAATAGAAGCCGGGAAAATTGAATTAGAACAAACCCCAATTAATATCGATGAGGTAGTCAGTGAAATTGCCGATTTATTGGTGTTTAAAGCAGACCATAAAAAGATAGAGCTCATCACTTATACCAAAATAGATGTGAAACATCAATTATTAGGGGATCCCGTTCGTTTAAAACAAATCATGATCAACTTTGCCAATAATGCCATTAAATTTACACCAGAAGGTGGCGAAGTATTAATTTCTGCAGAGGTCACAGAAGTGATTTATGATGAAGTGGAAATCCTCTTTAAAATCCAAGATACAGGTGTTGGTATTTCAAAGGAAGGAATGAATAAACTATTCAAACCATTTAGCCAGGTAGACGCCTCTACCACACGAAAGTTTGGAGGGACTGGCCTTGGATTGATTATTGCAAAAAGACTCGCAAATCAAATGAAAGGCGATGTGTCAGTTGAAAGTGAAGTAGGAGAAGGTTCTACCTTTAGCTTTACCGCTAAGTTGAAAATGGACATGAATAAGACCTATCAAGAACCAGAAATAGAACTGGCCGGTTTAAAAGCACTTATTCTAGATGATAATGTCACCAACGTAAAAATCTTAGAGAAGTATCTAGGTTTCTGGGGATGCAAGAGCGACTCCGCATATTCTGCCTATGAAGCCTTTAAACTTTTAGAGGAGTCTTATGATAACCATCAACCCTACGATTTTGTACTTTCAGACTATATGATGCCAGATATAGATGGTTTTGGATTTGCAAAAATGGTAAGAAAGAGTCCAAAAACTAAAAATGCAGTGATGGTACTCTTATCATCTATGACACAACTTAGCTTGAAAAAGGAATTCCAGATAGCAGGATTTCAGGCTTATCTCTATAAGCCCATTAAACTCGAGCAACTCAAGAGGACATTAATGCATGTATTATTTAGCGAGGAATTGGTAGAGCAAAAAGAAAAAAATACTAGTCAGGATAAATATAAAATTCCTCCTCTAAAAATCTTATTGGCGGAGGATAATTTAATTAATCAGAAAGTTGCCATCACTGTACTTCAGAAATTAGGACACCACGTGGAAATAGCCGAAAATGGCTTACAAGCGGTTCAGAAATTTGAGCAAAACAAGTATCACATCATCCTAATGGATATGCAAATGCCAGAGATGGATGGACTAGAAGCCACTCGAATCATTAGAGAATATGAGAATGAGAAAGGTCTGAAAGCCATTCCAATCATCAGTATGACTGCTAATGCCATGAAAGCAGATATGGACAGAAGCATGGATGCCGGCATGAATGATTTCATTAGCAAACCTTTTAAACAAGAA